Part of the Patescibacteria group bacterium genome is shown below.
TCATTGCCTGAATCAACCAAAATCCACGCGATCCAAAAACCCACTGGCACGTACCTTGCAGAGCAATTCGGATTTAAGCCGGCAATTTAATTTAGTTTTCATATTCTTCACATAGAACTCTATTGTCCTACGCGATAATCCTAAAATTGTGGCCACTTCCGCTGTGGTTCTGCCATAGAGAAAATGGCAAATGGTTTGTGCCTCGCGTTCAGTGAAATACACATTTGGATAACTCTCACCGAGAGGGTATTTTTTAGCTCCTCTCGGTCTGGAGATTTTTATCTGCTCCTGCCGTACCATGCCAGATATGATGCATGGGCTATAATCTTTGATACCGCTGAAAGTACATTCTTGAGCAGAACTTTTCTTGTCTAACACTTGTTTTAAGATCATATCCCAGTACATCATCTACTCCCTTTAATTATTATCATAATAACTACTACCTGGAGCGTGATGTTAGTTGGCTGGCGAATTTGCTGTCAATACAGTAAACAAAGGTTCAAGCTCTGAATAGATCAAAGTAGTCCTTAAATGCTTCTCCCTTGTCGTTCAGGGTCTGATTTAGCTGTCATCCTGAGCGCAAGCGAAGAATCTCCTTATACCGGCACCTCATACTGGGTTACCGCCAGCATAAGGAGATCCTTCGCTTGCGCTCAGGATGACGGCTACAACTCAGGATGACAGTTATAAAAAGAGTTATAAAAAAGTTTACATGATAGCGCAATAGCCTTCATCCTGACGTGATAATTCCTTGAATGGACAATTTTTTAACAAAAATTCGTGGGTTTTTTTGTAAGCTTGTAGTTTTTCTAATAAAAAATGATTTTTTGGACTAGCTGCGAGGTTATCGATCTGACCTACTAAAATCTCTATTAATTTTTCATATTGATCTGCCTTTAAATTCGCTAAAATCCACTGCTGAAGTTTTGCAACAGTATTTTGCGAGTCTAACATTTTTATACCGCGTATCTTCACTTCGCCGGCAGCGATCATACTTGCTAAAATATTTTTAATCGTCTCAAGAATATCTAAATTTAACGGCTGATTAAAAAAATCCGT
Proteins encoded:
- a CDS encoding helix-turn-helix transcriptional regulator encodes the protein MILKQVLDKKSSAQECTFSGIKDYSPCIISGMVRQEQIKISRPRGAKKYPLGESYPNVYFTEREAQTICHFLYGRTTAEVATILGLSRRTIEFYVKNMKTKLNCRLKSELLCKVRASGFLDRVDFG